In the genome of Persephonella sp. KM09-Lau-8, one region contains:
- a CDS encoding DNA gyrase subunit A — protein MSEIIKQPIEEEVKSSYLDYAMSVIVGRAIPDVRDGLKPVQRRILYAMNELGLYPNKPYKKSARVVGEVLGKYHPHGDTSVYDALVRMAQDFTLRYPLIQGQGNFGSIDGDPPAAMRYCVVGDTLIHTDKGLIKIKDIVPDSKENSDNPVDIKVQSLNRKINKSDMFFNSGKHKTIKIETEEGYEVEGSFNHPVLTWTTDENGKPVYKWKTLDQIKTGDYVIVSRINDIEPTEDLLTEEEAILLGSLVSEGYISDGRVGFNNTDEDFAKQFETVLVGSYGTVGCRYERKLKSGKTLIEYQVHHKEVIEDIKEKGFEKKSADKEVPHTVLRSSKKVQRAFLKALFEGDGSVYKGKGTVAISYTSKSKKLLKQLQVLLLNFGIISRIHRDKQNFRLIISGYENVKLFKEKIGFLGTKQQKLERLLEELNAKETANSKTDFIPFIAEYIRRKYRGKGFNEWLSKHNIDRYPKIEKYWEKLETILDEEDLALYRELLENRYYFAKVKTVEETGEKVVYSIRVNSQCHSFVGNGIINHNTEARLTKLAMEMLADIDKNTVDMKENFDASLMEPEVLPAKFPNLICNGAAGIAVGLSTNIPPHNFTEVAEALKYLAEFPNATVEELCQFIKGPDFPTGGVLITPKEEIIKIYQDGRGSVTVKGKARIEKLPGNRHRIIIYEIPYQVNKVEFIKRIAELVRKGQEKGISDLRDESDRDGIRIIVELKREADPEKVLKKLYRRTQLQKSIPINFTVLVGKQPKTLDLKGILWEFIKHRIEVITRRTLYELEKAEKRLHIVEGLLKALENADRVIEIVRGSKDVSSAKEQLKAEFGLSDAQSQAILDMRLSRFTALEGDKLYQEADELRLKIEEYQRILSSEEEKIKVFIQEMDELLEKFGDERKTMVVEEKGEQLTFDEDFILAVLSSGRIINRKFDETETKEEVYQKVLSEVITSVAPGEKLISIQEVKSSTPIAFITNKGRAYWSLVADLPKGEGKINIEEGEIVGTSFKGEGDEDRLFILTKKGIIKRMSYEDIFYKSQNHLIIPLTEDDEVVQAFSDDHPSAIAVYTRKGDLLMFDRSQVRVTGDKAKGVEAIDLDEGDEVRGGFLINSEEYVLTITEKGYTKLVRKEEFYTKEGKLKKRAQKGLMAVKLSKDDALSVATSVNIGDNLLLSTEKGRILKLKIDENTIPVAKRTAMGEQLIKIEGDKVVRAVKPKLKEEKQEE, from the coding sequence ATGTCAGAAATCATTAAACAACCTATTGAAGAGGAAGTAAAATCATCCTATTTGGATTACGCAATGTCTGTTATCGTCGGAAGGGCGATACCAGACGTCAGAGACGGCCTTAAGCCTGTTCAGAGAAGAATTCTTTATGCAATGAATGAACTGGGATTATATCCAAATAAGCCATATAAAAAGAGTGCAAGAGTAGTAGGGGAAGTCCTTGGTAAATACCACCCGCATGGTGATACATCTGTTTACGATGCCCTTGTTAGAATGGCTCAGGATTTTACCCTTAGATATCCTCTTATACAGGGTCAGGGAAACTTTGGTTCTATAGATGGTGACCCACCAGCTGCCATGAGATACTGCGTTGTTGGAGATACATTAATCCACACAGATAAAGGTCTTATAAAAATAAAAGATATAGTTCCTGACAGCAAAGAAAACTCAGATAATCCAGTAGATATAAAAGTCCAGTCTTTAAACAGGAAAATAAATAAATCTGACATGTTTTTCAACAGTGGAAAGCATAAAACAATAAAAATAGAAACAGAAGAAGGCTACGAAGTAGAAGGGAGCTTTAACCATCCTGTTTTAACATGGACTACAGACGAAAACGGTAAACCTGTCTATAAATGGAAAACCCTTGACCAGATAAAAACTGGAGATTATGTGATAGTCAGTAGAATAAACGATATAGAGCCTACTGAGGATTTACTTACAGAGGAAGAGGCTATTTTACTTGGTTCCCTTGTTTCTGAAGGGTATATCTCAGATGGTAGAGTGGGATTTAATAACACAGACGAGGATTTTGCAAAGCAGTTTGAAACAGTCCTTGTTGGCAGCTATGGAACGGTGGGCTGCAGGTATGAAAGAAAACTCAAAAGCGGAAAAACACTGATTGAATATCAAGTTCATCATAAAGAGGTTATTGAAGACATAAAGGAAAAAGGTTTTGAAAAAAAATCAGCAGATAAAGAAGTGCCGCATACAGTTTTAAGGTCTTCAAAGAAAGTGCAGAGAGCATTTCTCAAAGCTTTATTTGAAGGAGATGGCTCTGTTTATAAAGGGAAAGGGACTGTTGCTATTTCTTACACCTCTAAAAGCAAAAAACTCTTAAAACAACTACAGGTTTTACTCCTGAACTTTGGAATTATTTCAAGAATTCACAGAGATAAGCAAAACTTTAGACTTATCATCTCAGGTTATGAAAATGTAAAACTGTTTAAAGAAAAAATAGGATTTTTAGGCACAAAACAGCAAAAATTAGAAAGGCTTTTAGAAGAGTTAAACGCAAAAGAAACAGCAAATAGCAAAACAGATTTTATTCCTTTTATAGCCGAGTATATTAGAAGAAAATATAGAGGGAAAGGTTTTAATGAATGGCTCTCAAAACACAATATAGATAGATATCCAAAGATTGAAAAATACTGGGAAAAACTTGAAACAATACTTGATGAAGAAGATTTAGCCCTTTATAGAGAACTTCTTGAAAATAGATACTACTTTGCAAAGGTTAAAACTGTAGAAGAAACAGGGGAAAAAGTTGTTTACTCAATCAGGGTAAATAGCCAGTGTCATTCTTTTGTTGGAAATGGAATAATCAACCATAACACTGAAGCCCGTCTTACAAAGCTTGCAATGGAAATGCTTGCTGATATAGACAAAAACACCGTTGATATGAAAGAAAACTTTGATGCCTCTTTAATGGAGCCGGAGGTTCTCCCTGCAAAATTCCCAAATTTGATATGTAATGGTGCAGCAGGTATTGCTGTAGGGCTTTCAACAAATATTCCACCTCACAACTTTACAGAAGTTGCAGAAGCCCTCAAATACTTGGCTGAGTTTCCAAACGCAACAGTTGAAGAACTTTGCCAGTTTATAAAAGGACCAGACTTCCCCACAGGTGGCGTTCTAATCACACCAAAAGAAGAAATAATTAAGATTTATCAAGATGGTAGAGGCTCCGTAACAGTAAAAGGAAAGGCCAGAATAGAAAAACTCCCAGGAAACAGACACAGAATAATCATTTATGAAATACCATATCAGGTAAACAAAGTAGAGTTTATAAAAAGAATTGCAGAGCTTGTAAGAAAAGGACAGGAAAAAGGAATATCAGACCTTAGAGATGAATCAGACAGGGACGGTATCAGAATAATTGTTGAGCTGAAAAGGGAAGCCGACCCTGAAAAAGTTCTTAAAAAACTATACAGAAGAACACAGCTCCAAAAATCAATACCTATAAACTTTACCGTTCTGGTAGGAAAACAGCCAAAAACATTAGACCTGAAAGGAATTTTATGGGAGTTTATAAAGCATAGAATAGAAGTAATAACCAGAAGAACCCTTTATGAACTTGAAAAAGCAGAAAAAAGACTTCATATAGTAGAAGGTCTGCTTAAAGCCCTTGAAAATGCAGACAGGGTTATTGAAATAGTCAGAGGCTCAAAAGATGTATCCTCTGCAAAAGAACAGCTAAAGGCAGAATTTGGTCTTTCTGATGCACAATCACAGGCTATTCTAGATATGAGACTTTCCAGATTTACAGCACTGGAAGGAGATAAGCTATATCAAGAAGCTGATGAGCTAAGACTGAAAATAGAGGAATATCAGAGAATTCTCTCCTCAGAAGAAGAAAAAATAAAAGTATTCATTCAAGAGATGGATGAGCTGCTTGAAAAGTTTGGTGATGAAAGAAAAACAATGGTTGTAGAAGAAAAAGGAGAGCAGCTCACATTTGATGAGGATTTCATACTGGCTGTTTTAAGCTCAGGAAGAATAATAAACAGAAAATTTGATGAAACAGAAACAAAAGAAGAAGTTTATCAGAAGGTGTTAAGCGAAGTTATTACATCTGTAGCCCCCGGGGAAAAACTTATTTCCATACAGGAAGTAAAAAGCTCAACTCCTATAGCCTTTATAACAAACAAAGGCAGGGCTTACTGGAGCCTTGTTGCAGACCTTCCAAAAGGAGAAGGAAAGATAAATATTGAAGAAGGGGAAATAGTCGGAACTTCATTTAAAGGTGAAGGAGATGAAGATAGACTGTTTATTCTGACTAAAAAGGGAATAATTAAGAGGATGTCTTATGAAGATATATTCTATAAATCCCAGAATCATCTGATTATTCCTCTTACGGAGGATGACGAGGTTGTTCAGGCATTCTCAGATGACCATCCATCAGCAATAGCAGTTTATACCAGGAAAGGTGACCTGCTTATGTTTGACAGGTCTCAAGTAAGGGTAACAGGAGATAAAGCAAAAGGCGTAGAAGCCATAGACTTAGATGAAGGAGATGAAGTAAGAGGCGGATTTTTAATAAACAGCGAAGAATATGTCCTGACAATAACAGAAAAAGGTTATACAAAGCTTGTTAGAAAAGAGGAGTTTTACACAAAAGAAGGAAAACTGAAAAAAAGAGCCCAGAAGGGACTTATGGCAGTCAAGCTTTCTAAAGATGACGCCTTATCAGTTGCTACCAGTGTAAATATTGGGGATAACCTTCTACTTTCTACAGAAAAAGGTCGTATCCTGAAGCTCAAGATTGATGAAAACACAATACCAGTTGCCAAAAGAACAGCAATGGGAGAACAACTTATAAAAATAGAAGGTGATAAAGTCGTAAGGGCAGTTAAACCAAAACTCAAGGAAGAAAAGCAGGAAGAATAA
- a CDS encoding class I SAM-dependent RNA methyltransferase, with amino-acid sequence MIKVNIEKLVYGGKGLGKIDDRVCFVPFVLPEEEVSVKITNEKKSFIECQPVEILKSSPYRVEPVCKYFTYCGGCDYMHIQYEKQVEYKKEIFLETFERIGKIKDIPLQNVFPSENPFHYRNRVQFKIYGEKVGFYQRESHNVININYCYLLKEELNQALAGLREVLPFLTFQPVEAHFYSSSEGQMTVRFIFPRRVKSFPLGLKHLKAFLGETLVGAGIYQKDKIPKRINFIGSPFGYETVGDYRFRVSADSFFQVNRFQVKNMIQIVEEEAKNSDVSVAFDLYSGVGTFTIPMGRYIEKVFGVEINPYSVQDANHNKKLNKTPNVHFHRAPASQVLNYMKKKNPQLVLVDPPRTGLDKDTLNALLELPQLKKLIYISCNPSTLARDINKLVENGFQLTKTYMIDMFPQTYHIESITILERKPMIINK; translated from the coding sequence ATGATAAAAGTCAATATTGAAAAACTTGTCTATGGTGGAAAAGGACTTGGAAAAATAGATGATAGGGTATGCTTTGTTCCCTTTGTCCTGCCTGAAGAGGAAGTTTCTGTAAAAATAACAAATGAGAAAAAAAGTTTTATAGAGTGCCAGCCTGTTGAAATCTTAAAAAGTTCTCCCTACCGTGTAGAACCTGTCTGTAAATATTTTACCTACTGTGGTGGCTGTGATTATATGCACATCCAGTATGAAAAACAGGTTGAATACAAAAAGGAGATATTCCTTGAAACCTTTGAAAGAATAGGAAAGATAAAAGACATTCCCCTGCAAAATGTTTTCCCATCAGAAAATCCTTTCCATTACAGAAACAGAGTTCAGTTTAAAATATACGGAGAAAAGGTCGGCTTTTATCAACGGGAAAGCCATAATGTTATTAACATAAACTACTGCTATCTCCTGAAAGAAGAGTTAAATCAGGCTTTAGCTGGTTTAAGAGAAGTTTTACCTTTTCTTACCTTCCAGCCTGTTGAAGCTCATTTTTATTCATCCTCAGAAGGCCAGATGACAGTCAGATTTATATTTCCCCGTAGGGTAAAAAGCTTCCCTCTGGGGCTGAAACATCTAAAAGCATTTTTAGGAGAAACCCTTGTAGGTGCCGGTATATACCAGAAGGACAAAATACCAAAAAGAATAAACTTTATAGGCAGCCCATTCGGATATGAAACTGTTGGAGATTACAGGTTTAGAGTATCTGCAGACTCATTCTTTCAGGTAAACAGATTTCAAGTCAAAAATATGATACAGATTGTTGAGGAAGAAGCAAAAAACAGTGATGTATCAGTTGCATTTGACCTTTACAGCGGAGTTGGAACATTTACCATTCCAATGGGCAGATATATAGAAAAGGTCTTTGGGGTGGAGATAAACCCTTACTCCGTTCAGGATGCAAACCACAACAAAAAGCTGAACAAAACCCCCAATGTTCATTTCCACAGAGCACCTGCGTCACAGGTTTTAAACTATATGAAAAAGAAAAATCCACAGCTTGTTCTGGTTGACCCCCCAAGAACAGGACTGGATAAAGATACTTTAAATGCCCTATTAGAACTACCACAGCTCAAAAAGCTGATATATATATCCTGTAATCCATCAACTCTGGCAAGGGATATAAATAAACTGGTAGAAAATGGCTTCCAGCTTACAAAAACCTATATGATAGATATGTTTCCCCAAACTTATCATATAGAAAGCATAACAATTTTAGAAAGAAAACCGATGATAATAAACAAATGA